AGCCGCGGGCGTGGGTACGATCACCAACGACGACGCTCAAGCCCCCGCATTTTCGGTGGACGACCCGATCGTCGCGGAGGGAGACTCCGGCACCACGAACGTGACCTTTACCGTCACGCTGAGCCAGGCCCTCACGACGCAGGCGACGATCAACTACGCCACAGCCAACGGCGCCGCGCTGGCGCCCGGCGACTATACGTCGACTTCCGGCACGCTCACGTTCGCCGCCGGCGAGACGTCGAAGACCGTCACGGTCGCAATCGTGGGCGATACGCTGGATGAAGCCGATGAAACTTTGCGGCTCGTGCTGACCAATGCCACCGGCGCCGGCATTGCCGACGGCGAAGGCGTGGCGACCATCACCGACACGGATCCGACGCCGACGATCTCTATCAACGACCGCTCAGTCGCCGAACAAGACACCGGCACTCGTGGGATGGCATTCACCGTAACGCTCTCGGCCGCCAGCGGCCGCACGGTCACGGTTGATTTCGCCACGGCTGACGGCACCGCCGTCGCGGGAAGCGACTACAACGCCACGACCGGTACGTTGACGTTCGCTCCCGGCGACACCACCAGAACGATTAACCTCACCATTCTGAACGACACGACCGACGAAGCGAACGAGAAGCTGACCGTCGAGCTGTCGAATGCCTCGGGGGCGACGATTCTCGACGATACGGGCGAAGGGACCATCACCGACAACGACCCGGAACCGTCGATGTCGATCGCCGACGTCACGGTCACCGAAGGAGACGACGGCACGAAGGAAATCAACTTCGCCGTCACGCTCTCGGCGGTCAGCGGGTTGCCGATCATCGTCAGCTACGCGACAGTGGCAGGTACGGCCCTGGCCGTCAGCGACTTCCAGACAGCGACCGGCAATCTGACGTTCAATGCCGGCGAGGGAACTAAGACGATCACCGTGCTGGTCGTCGGCGATCGCGTGAGTGAAGTTACGGAGAACTTCACGGTCAAATTGAGCAATGCGACCGGCGCCACTCTGCTGGACGATACGGCCGCGGCCACGATTACCGATAACGACACGGCGCCGGCCATTTCGATTGACAACGTCACGCTCACTGAAGGCGAGACCGGCACGCAGAACGCGGTGTTCACGGTGACGCTCTCGAACCCATCGTCGAAGGCGGTCACGGTGGCGTTCGCGACGGCTGACGGCACCGCCACCGCGGGACTCGACTACACGGCCAACAGCGGCACGCTGACTTTTGCCGCGGGGGAGACCACGAAGACCATTGCCGTGGTGGTTACAGGCGATGTGTTCGCGGAAGCGAATGAAACCTTCTTCGTCAACCTGACCAACCCGACGGAGGCCACGATCGGCACGGGGCAAGGCACCGCCACGCTGACCAATAACGACAGCGGTCCCGTAGAAGGGGAAGCGGCCAGCATTGCCGGCTGCGTGTTTGTCGACGTCAATCAAGACGGCGTCCGCGGCGCCGGCGAGACCGGACTCGCGCACATCGCCGTCCGATTGACGGGAACCGACCGTTTCGGCACGGCCGTCGAACGGACCGCCTTGACCGATGCGGCCGGCGATTACTTCTTCGGCAGCCTCGTTCCCGGCAGTTATACGCTCACGGAATCCCATCCGGCCGATTACTTGGATGGCGTCGACACCGTCGGCACCATTGGCGGCACCACGGCCTCCGATCAGTTCTTCCTGAATCTCGGCGCAGCCCAGAACGGCACTTCGTATAACTTTGCCGAAGTCGGCCTCTCCCCCGGCAACATCTCCCGTCGCAACTTTGTCTTTCCGCGCTAATTGGGCATAGCCCCGCAGGGGCGTCAGTTAGTTGTCAGCGGTGCGAACCGCTGGAATACGCAATGGAGAAAAACTGAGCCCCAGCGGGGCGACACGCCAGGCGGCACAAGAGCCGCCACGAGTGTCGACCCAATGGGGCTCAGGTATTGGACTGGACTCTGAATGCCCCGCTCGGGACGATCGGGCCGGCAGCGTTCGTGTCCTGATCCGGTCGGGAAAACTGCTTGCTTTACCGCCAAAGCAACAGTCGCAACGGTCATGACCGTGCTCGCGAAACTTTTCGTGCTTTGTCCCCAGTGCGGCCGATGTAACAGATATCCACGGAGGATCTACGGTTCACGGATGGGCACAACTTGAGCCGCCCCCTGATGCAGGTTCGTCCTCTATGCCGCTGGATCTCATCCACGCCACCTTCGGCGTGACGTTGGCCGCCCTCATTGCCTTTATTGGCGATATTATTTTGCGCGGCCGGTAATCTGGCGGATGTATTCCACTTCTTCGGCGCGATACGGCTGTCCGTCTGCGCGGAAAATATCGTGGAACCAGACCGGCGGTTCGGTCGCATAGGGCTTTTGCCAGGAATCCCACGGGTAGATCGTGTTGGATTTGCCGGCGACGAAGCCCCAATTGTAGGCGCCGATCCCCTCTTTCTTGAGGTAGCCGAGCACCGGATCAAACGTGCTGCCGACCGGCCGGGCCATGTATTCCGTGCAGACCAACGGCCGTCCGTAGCCGCGCAAGTGCTTGACCCAATCGGCCATCTCGTCCGGCTTGCCGTAGCTGTGATAGCTGACAATGTCGGACTCGGCGAGCTGGATTTTTTCGACGGGAATCAACTTGGCCGGATCGCCAATGCGGTTGTGCACCCACACGCCTGAAGTCAGCGGTTGCGTGGGGTTTTCCTCACGGGCCCAGGTGAACGATTGTGCGATCAGTTCCGCGACCATCTCCTGCTTGCCGGCCGGTTCCTGTTTGAGATTCCCTTCGCCGTAGCTGTTGCCATTGAGATTGTCTGGTTCGTTCCAGAGGTCCCAGACCTGCACGCGGCGGTCGTCCTTAAAATGTCGCACCACGCCGCGGACGTAATCCTCCAGCAGCGCATGCCGGCTGCGATCCATCAAATCCTTGGCGCCCGGACTCTGCACCCAGCCGGAGTTATGCAAACCCTGCTTCGGCGGGCGCTGCGGGCCGAGTTGCGGATTCGGATCCCAGACGCTGTCGAATAGCACGAACATCGTTCCAACGCCGTGCTTGTCGGCCGCGGCGAGATATTGATCCATCCGCTTCAAGAAGCCTTCGCGGTCCTGCTCCCACAGCAAATGGTGCAAGAACACGCGCATGCTGTTGAAGCCGAGGCTCTCGGCAAGCGCCATTTCGCGGTCGATCGCCTCGATATCGAACGAGTCCGCCTGCCACATTTCCAACTGATTGATCGCGTAGGCCGGCGCATAGTTCGATCCGACCAGCCACGGCTCGCGCTGCTGCCAGGCCTTGGCTTCCGCGTCGGTCCAGCGTTCGCGGGCGGCTACCGCCGGAGACACGCACGCCGCGATCAGCAACCCGGCGAGCAATCGAGAGCCTAGGCGCAAAGACATCAGAGAATCCTCGTCATGGTGTTGAAATTGCCGGAGAAGTGCCGCCTGGCAATGTCGCCAGAATAGCAGCCGCGGACGGGAAATTCACCTCCCGGCGCCGGCGGCCGGCCGCT
This window of the Planctomycetia bacterium genome carries:
- a CDS encoding cellulase family glycosylhydrolase, which codes for MSLRLGSRLLAGLLIAACVSPAVAARERWTDAEAKAWQQREPWLVGSNYAPAYAINQLEMWQADSFDIEAIDREMALAESLGFNSMRVFLHHLLWEQDREGFLKRMDQYLAAADKHGVGTMFVLFDSVWDPNPQLGPQRPPKQGLHNSGWVQSPGAKDLMDRSRHALLEDYVRGVVRHFKDDRRVQVWDLWNEPDNLNGNSYGEGNLKQEPAGKQEMVAELIAQSFTWAREENPTQPLTSGVWVHNRIGDPAKLIPVEKIQLAESDIVSYHSYGKPDEMADWVKHLRGYGRPLVCTEYMARPVGSTFDPVLGYLKKEGIGAYNWGFVAGKSNTIYPWDSWQKPYATEPPVWFHDIFRADGQPYRAEEVEYIRQITGRAK